A single window of Kitasatospora sp. HUAS MG31 DNA harbors:
- a CDS encoding ATP-binding protein, with the protein MSEGPKTYDASAIVVLEGLEAVRKRPGMYIGSVGERGLQHLVFEAAERALEEILGGTASRVEITLTADGGVRVADDGAGVAVEHAGHAGPGDGPPLEDRLTVVCCGVRRADRRSLFGGSFGLGLAVVNALSGRLTAEVRRDGARWVLEYEQGVAVAPPVHAGPADGTGTAITFRPDAEIFETLEFSFDALAERLRELAFLNRDLDITFTDDRDPVAPRAVRFRFPGGPRDHVAEPTAATPLHPEVIGFESEYAAMGGTVEVALRWCDSGEERVASYANSRPTTGGGTHELGFRDGLAAAVTEYAREQQLRTPSGSDLTPTGLGAGLTAVVSVKLDDPEFEGSTRDRLGNEPVRACVAEAVREHLGAWLRADPARATAVLTRLATAARP; encoded by the coding sequence ATGAGCGAGGGACCCAAGACGTACGACGCCAGTGCGATCGTGGTTCTGGAGGGCCTGGAGGCCGTTCGGAAGCGGCCCGGGATGTACATCGGATCGGTCGGTGAACGCGGCCTTCAGCACCTGGTGTTCGAGGCCGCCGAGCGGGCGCTGGAGGAGATCCTCGGCGGCACCGCCAGCCGGGTCGAGATCACCCTCACCGCCGACGGCGGAGTCCGCGTCGCCGACGACGGTGCGGGCGTCGCGGTCGAGCACGCCGGCCACGCCGGCCCCGGCGACGGCCCTCCGCTGGAGGACCGCCTGACCGTGGTGTGCTGCGGGGTACGGCGTGCCGACCGGCGCTCGCTGTTCGGCGGCTCCTTCGGCCTGGGACTGGCCGTGGTCAACGCCCTGTCGGGCCGCCTGACGGCCGAGGTACGGCGTGACGGCGCCCGCTGGGTGCTGGAGTACGAGCAGGGCGTGGCCGTCGCGCCGCCCGTCCACGCCGGACCGGCGGACGGCACCGGGACCGCGATCACCTTCCGGCCCGACGCCGAGATCTTCGAGACGCTGGAGTTCTCGTTCGACGCGCTGGCCGAACGCCTCCGGGAACTGGCCTTCCTGAACCGGGACCTGGACATCACCTTCACTGACGACCGCGACCCCGTGGCGCCCCGGGCCGTCCGCTTCCGCTTCCCGGGCGGGCCGCGGGACCACGTCGCCGAGCCGACCGCCGCCACGCCCCTCCACCCGGAGGTGATCGGCTTCGAGAGCGAGTACGCCGCGATGGGGGGAACCGTCGAGGTGGCCCTCCGCTGGTGCGACTCGGGTGAGGAGCGGGTCGCGAGCTACGCCAACAGCCGGCCGACCACCGGCGGCGGCACCCACGAACTCGGGTTCCGCGACGGCCTGGCGGCCGCGGTCACCGAGTACGCCCGGGAGCAGCAGCTGCGCACCCCGTCCGGCTCCGACCTCACCCCCACCGGGCTCGGCGCGGGCCTGACGGCGGTCGTGTCCGTGAAGCTCGACGACCCCGAGTTCGAAGGGTCCACCCGCGACCGACTGGGCAACGAGCCCGTCCGCGCCTGCGTCGCCGAGGCCGTCCGCGAGCACCTGGGTGCCTGGCTCCGTGCCGACCCGGCGCGCGCGACGGCCGTCCTCACCCGGCTCGCGACGGCCGCCCGCCCCTGA
- a CDS encoding cytochrome P450, whose protein sequence is MPAVRPPGPPGLPLLGSMLDLKRDPLGAYLAAQRDHGDVVRFSAGPPGLRARFYLVFSPEGVQQVLAGQAADFRKENAFYHEIRQSLGNGLLTAQDEDYVRQRRLVQPLFTKRRVDGYADAVATEAAALVERWAAVPDGVVEAADEMSRFALRAVARILFGADVEAAIDVVRTRFPVIGRYVRSRAISPLPLPRSWPTASNREGAAAQRELYRVCDDIIARRAGQRSDDLLGLLAEARGEDGEALDATELRDQVLIFLLAGHETTATSLTFALHLLGKHPEQQRRARAEVMSVLGDGRPPRAEDLAALPYLTMVLKEAMRLYPAAQTFGRRASRACTVDGVDIPAGADVLVSPYVTHRHPEHWEDPERFDPERFTPEREAGRHRYAWFPFGGGPRACIGQHFSMLESVLGLAALLRAFEIEAVDTEVPVASGITLEARGPVRIALTRLG, encoded by the coding sequence ATGCCGGCCGTCCGGCCCCCAGGCCCGCCCGGGCTCCCGCTCCTCGGCTCGATGCTGGACCTGAAGCGGGATCCGCTCGGCGCCTACCTGGCCGCCCAGCGGGACCACGGCGACGTGGTCCGCTTCTCGGCCGGACCGCCCGGGCTCCGGGCCCGCTTCTACCTGGTCTTCTCCCCGGAGGGCGTGCAGCAGGTGCTGGCCGGCCAGGCGGCCGACTTCCGCAAGGAGAACGCGTTCTACCACGAGATCCGGCAGAGCCTCGGCAACGGCCTGCTCACCGCGCAGGACGAGGACTACGTGCGCCAGCGCCGACTGGTCCAGCCGCTGTTCACCAAGCGCAGGGTGGACGGCTACGCCGACGCGGTCGCCACCGAGGCCGCGGCCCTGGTCGAACGCTGGGCGGCGGTGCCGGACGGGGTGGTGGAGGCGGCCGACGAGATGTCGCGCTTCGCGCTCCGCGCCGTGGCCCGGATCCTGTTCGGCGCCGACGTCGAGGCCGCGATCGACGTGGTGCGCACCCGGTTCCCGGTCATCGGCCGTTACGTGCGCAGCCGTGCCATCTCCCCGCTGCCGCTGCCCCGCAGCTGGCCGACCGCGAGCAACCGGGAGGGCGCGGCCGCCCAGCGCGAGCTCTACCGCGTCTGCGACGACATCATCGCCCGCCGCGCCGGGCAGCGCTCGGACGATCTGCTCGGACTGCTCGCCGAGGCGCGGGGCGAGGACGGCGAGGCGCTGGACGCGACCGAGCTGCGCGACCAGGTGCTGATCTTCCTGCTGGCCGGGCACGAGACCACCGCCACCTCGCTGACCTTCGCGCTCCACCTGCTGGGCAAGCACCCCGAGCAGCAGCGGCGGGCCCGCGCCGAGGTCATGTCGGTGCTCGGCGACGGCCGCCCGCCCCGGGCCGAGGACCTGGCGGCGCTGCCGTACCTGACCATGGTGCTCAAGGAGGCGATGCGGCTCTACCCGGCGGCCCAGACGTTCGGCCGGCGGGCGAGCCGGGCGTGCACGGTGGACGGCGTCGACATCCCGGCCGGCGCGGACGTGCTGGTCTCCCCGTACGTGACGCACCGTCACCCGGAGCACTGGGAGGATCCGGAGCGCTTCGACCCCGAGCGGTTCACCCCCGAGCGGGAGGCCGGGCGCCACCGCTACGCCTGGTTCCCCTTCGGGGGCGGGCCACGCGCCTGCATCGGGCAGCACTTCTCCATGCTGGAGTCGGTGCTCGGGCTCGCGGCGCTGCTGCGGGCCTTCGAGATCGAGGCGGTGGACACCGAGGTCCCGGTGGCCAGCGGCATCACGCTGGAGGCCCGCGGTCCGGTGCGGATCGCCCTGACCAGGCTGGGGTAG
- a CDS encoding DUF3995 domain-containing protein: MTTATATAYQGHSRTWPGYAAAVAALAYAAPHFWWGAGVAATFPGDFASAPHGTWEAAIGYWGMGAVAVVGAVVALALVRPRGRRVPRRTLCALSLTASVGMTLWGFTYFALQYLLAAGRVVSAPAFAAKDAHPQAAWGLFWYGLFVLWGLMLGVAAWNRLREDPTR; this comes from the coding sequence ATGACGACGGCGACGGCAACGGCGTACCAGGGCCACAGCCGGACCTGGCCGGGATATGCGGCCGCCGTGGCGGCACTCGCCTACGCCGCGCCGCATTTCTGGTGGGGTGCCGGGGTCGCCGCTACCTTCCCCGGGGACTTCGCCTCCGCGCCGCACGGCACCTGGGAGGCCGCGATCGGCTACTGGGGGATGGGTGCCGTGGCCGTGGTCGGTGCGGTCGTCGCGCTCGCCCTGGTCCGGCCCCGGGGACGCCGGGTGCCGCGCCGTACGCTCTGCGCGCTGTCCCTGACCGCGTCGGTCGGCATGACCCTGTGGGGCTTCACCTACTTCGCGCTGCAGTACCTGCTCGCTGCCGGCCGGGTGGTCTCCGCCCCCGCCTTCGCCGCCAAGGACGCCCACCCGCAGGCCGCCTGGGGGCTCTTCTGGTACGGCCTCTTCGTCCTGTGGGGCCTGATGCTCGGCGTGGCCGCGTGGAACCGGCTGCGCGAGGACCCAACCCGCTGA
- a CDS encoding superoxide dismutase family protein, translated as MRRRTMTATCTALAATLLLAGCGGVSKGAGPTSTASDGPVVLAEVAAEFAGFGDQVKAVTYQEAVPAGARVKVSVQAEGDTGTGFRLDLGGLTKGHAFGAHLHTKPCGAKPADAGPHYQDQADPTSPSTDPAYANDRNEVWLDFTADAEGNATVTRTVDFRPRQGEAGSIVIHAQHTATDHGKAGTAGDRWACVNLPL; from the coding sequence ATGCGACGAAGGACGATGACGGCCACCTGCACCGCGCTGGCGGCGACGCTGCTGCTGGCCGGATGCGGCGGCGTCTCGAAGGGGGCGGGCCCGACGTCCACGGCCTCCGACGGGCCGGTGGTTCTGGCGGAGGTGGCGGCGGAGTTCGCGGGCTTCGGTGACCAGGTCAAGGCCGTCACCTACCAGGAGGCGGTGCCCGCGGGCGCCCGGGTGAAGGTGAGCGTCCAGGCGGAAGGTGACACCGGGACCGGCTTCCGCCTGGATCTCGGCGGCCTGACGAAGGGCCATGCCTTCGGCGCCCACCTGCACACCAAGCCCTGCGGCGCGAAGCCCGCCGATGCCGGCCCGCACTACCAGGACCAGGCGGACCCCACGTCGCCGTCGACCGATCCGGCCTACGCCAACGACAGGAACGAGGTGTGGCTGGACTTCACCGCCGACGCCGAGGGCAACGCCACCGTCACCCGCACCGTCGACTTCCGCCCCCGCCAAGGCGAGGCGGGCTCGATCGTCATCCATGCCCAGCACACCGCGACCGACCACGGCAAGGCCGGCACCGCCGGCGACCGCTGGGCCTGCGTCAACCTGCCACTCTGA